From a region of the Gordonia sp. PP30 genome:
- a CDS encoding AMP-binding protein, translated as METLLTPELSGRYHADGYWTDRVITDYLDRFAAATPDKVAFIDHRREITYAQLRHEVDRCALGFLELGVRPGDVVSFQLPNWIEWIVVHYAASRIGAVSNPLIPIYREREVSFMIQLAETKVLVIPESFRGFDYPAMYDALDGALPSVEHTLVVGSSFDEFLATPWEERRDPAELAALRPAGDDVTLLIFTSGTTGEPKGVMHTHNTMVAANLPLPGRLGITDATVFHIASTLAHLTGFLYGARLNVQNGATCVLQDVWDKERFVALVAEHRITYTSGATPFLHDFISAESLAGTDVSSLRLFCCMGAPIPRAIVEQALAAVPEMVVLGGWGQTENALVTLGIPGDPIDKIVGTDGYPWPGMAIRTVDVDGEPAPAGESGRLQVRGPSLFVGYLNRLDETRAQFHDGWFDTGDVGVIDADGYLKIAGRTKDIIIRGGENIPVAFVENVFYEHPKIESVAVIGLPDPRLQERACACVVLKPEARGEGFTFTEMQDYLAAKGVAKQYWPERLEVLDALPTTPSGKIQKFHLRTQVGAEEGRG; from the coding sequence ATGGAGACCCTGCTCACGCCCGAGCTGTCCGGGCGCTATCACGCCGACGGCTACTGGACCGACCGCGTCATCACCGACTACCTCGACCGATTCGCGGCGGCCACGCCGGACAAGGTGGCCTTCATCGACCATCGCCGGGAGATCACCTACGCGCAGCTGCGTCACGAGGTCGATCGCTGCGCCCTCGGCTTCCTCGAACTCGGTGTGCGGCCCGGTGACGTGGTGTCGTTCCAGCTGCCCAACTGGATCGAGTGGATCGTCGTGCACTACGCGGCGAGCCGGATCGGCGCCGTCAGCAATCCGCTCATCCCGATCTACCGGGAGCGCGAGGTGTCGTTCATGATCCAGCTCGCCGAGACCAAGGTGCTGGTGATCCCGGAGAGCTTCCGCGGCTTCGACTATCCCGCCATGTACGACGCCCTCGACGGCGCGCTGCCGTCCGTGGAGCACACGCTGGTCGTGGGATCGAGCTTCGACGAGTTCCTGGCTACCCCGTGGGAGGAGCGCCGCGACCCGGCCGAACTGGCGGCGCTGCGGCCGGCCGGGGACGACGTCACCCTGCTGATCTTCACCTCCGGCACCACCGGGGAACCCAAGGGCGTGATGCACACGCACAACACGATGGTGGCGGCCAACCTGCCGCTGCCGGGGCGGCTGGGCATCACCGACGCGACGGTCTTCCACATCGCCTCGACGCTCGCCCATCTGACCGGCTTCCTGTACGGCGCGCGGCTCAACGTCCAGAACGGCGCCACGTGCGTGCTGCAGGACGTCTGGGACAAGGAGCGATTCGTCGCGCTGGTGGCCGAGCACCGGATCACCTACACCTCGGGCGCGACGCCCTTCCTGCACGACTTCATCTCCGCCGAGTCGCTGGCCGGGACCGACGTGAGCAGCCTGAGACTGTTCTGCTGCATGGGCGCGCCGATCCCGCGGGCCATCGTCGAACAGGCTCTCGCCGCGGTACCGGAGATGGTGGTTCTCGGCGGCTGGGGGCAGACCGAGAACGCGCTGGTGACGCTCGGCATCCCGGGCGACCCGATCGACAAGATCGTGGGGACCGACGGCTACCCGTGGCCGGGGATGGCGATCCGGACCGTCGACGTCGACGGCGAGCCCGCGCCGGCCGGGGAATCCGGGCGGCTGCAGGTGCGCGGCCCGTCGCTGTTCGTCGGCTACCTGAACCGGCTCGACGAGACCCGCGCGCAGTTCCACGACGGCTGGTTCGACACCGGCGACGTCGGCGTGATCGACGCCGACGGATACCTGAAGATCGCCGGGCGCACCAAGGACATCATCATCCGCGGCGGCGAGAACATCCCGGTCGCCTTCGTCGAGAACGTCTTCTACGAGCACCCGAAGATCGAGTCGGTCGCGGTGATCGGCCTCCCCGATCCGCGTCTGCAGGAGCGGGCCTGCGCCTGCGTGGTGCTCAAGCCGGAGGCGCGCGGCGAGGGTTTCACCTTCACCGAGATGCAGGACTACCTGGCGGCTAAGGGCGTCGCCAAACAGTACTGGCCGGAACGACTGGAAGTGCTCGACGCGCTGCCCACCACGCCGAGCGGCAAGATCCAGAAGTTCCATCTGCGCACTCAGGTCGGCGCCGAGGAGGGGCGGGGATGA
- the pcaF gene encoding 3-oxoadipyl-CoA thiolase has product MTAAYLVDGARTPIGRYGGALAAVRPDDLAARVLTALVDRHPEIDWSRTDDVLLGCANQAGEDNRNVARMAALLAGLPVGVPGATVNRLCGSGLDAVAQGARMIAVGEADLVIAGGTESMTRAPLVMPKAATAFARDTAVYDSTIGWRFVNPEMARRYGTDSMPETAQHLADERGISRADQDAFALRSQERAAAAIASGRLAREIVPIEVTGRRETTVVGTDEHPRATTPAKLAALRPIVAGGSVTAGNASGVNDGAAAVILASESAVERYGLSPLARVAGAAVAGVPPRIMGIGPAPSTRKLLARHGIGLGDVDVIELNEAFAAQALAVLRELGLPDDAEHVNPHGGAIALGHPLGASGARLALTAALELNLRDARRALATMCIGVGQGISLLLEAV; this is encoded by the coding sequence ATGACGGCCGCCTATCTGGTCGACGGCGCGCGCACTCCGATCGGCCGCTACGGCGGTGCGCTGGCCGCCGTCCGGCCCGACGATCTCGCCGCCCGGGTGCTCACGGCGCTGGTGGACCGCCATCCGGAGATCGACTGGTCGCGGACCGACGACGTGCTCCTGGGCTGCGCCAACCAGGCCGGCGAGGACAATCGCAACGTCGCCCGCATGGCGGCGCTGCTGGCCGGTCTGCCGGTCGGGGTCCCCGGCGCCACCGTCAACCGGCTGTGCGGTTCCGGCCTGGACGCGGTGGCGCAGGGTGCGCGGATGATCGCCGTCGGCGAGGCCGACCTGGTGATCGCCGGCGGCACCGAATCGATGACCCGGGCACCGCTGGTGATGCCGAAGGCCGCCACCGCCTTCGCCCGCGACACCGCCGTGTACGACAGCACCATCGGCTGGCGTTTCGTCAATCCGGAGATGGCCCGGCGCTACGGCACCGACTCGATGCCGGAGACCGCCCAGCACCTCGCCGACGAGCGGGGCATCTCGCGGGCCGATCAGGACGCGTTCGCGCTGCGCTCGCAGGAGCGGGCCGCGGCGGCGATCGCGTCGGGGCGCCTGGCCCGCGAGATCGTGCCGATCGAGGTGACCGGGCGCCGCGAAACGACGGTGGTCGGCACCGACGAACATCCGCGGGCCACCACGCCGGCGAAGCTGGCGGCGCTGCGGCCCATCGTCGCGGGCGGCAGTGTCACCGCGGGCAACGCCTCGGGTGTGAACGACGGTGCCGCCGCCGTGATCCTGGCCTCGGAGAGCGCCGTCGAGCGATACGGGCTCTCACCCCTGGCCCGGGTCGCCGGGGCCGCGGTGGCCGGAGTACCGCCGCGCATCATGGGCATCGGGCCGGCCCCGTCGACCCGGAAGCTCCTGGCCCGCCACGGTATCGGGCTCGGCGACGTCGACGTCATCGAACTCAACGAGGCCTTCGCGGCCCAGGCGCTCGCCGTGCTGCGGGAACTCGGCCTGCCCGACGACGCCGAGCACGTCAATCCTCACGGGGGCGCCATCGCCCTCGGCCATCCCCTCGGCGCCAGCGGCGCCCGACTCGCCCTCACCGCGGCACTGGAACTCAACCTTCGAGATGCCCGCCGCGCCCTCGCCACCATGTGCATCGGCGTCGGCCAGGGCATCTCCCTGCTCTTGGAGGCAGTATGA
- a CDS encoding enoyl-CoA hydratase-related protein, producing the protein MTLTVEVTDSVALITLNRPEVRNAINAQVQADLAAVLDDCRADSAVGAIVLTGAGEKAFAAGADIGQLANYDLHTGLASTMARLYDTIEAYPKPTIAAVNGYALGGGCELAMACDIRIAARSARFGLPETTLSVLPGAGGTQRLARLIGVGRAIEAVLTGRMFTADEALVNGLVTQVVPDGEVVAAARATATTVLSKGPIAVRLAKLVIRTGMDADRHTGQVVEQLAQSLLYTTADKAEGAAAFLGKRAPEWTGR; encoded by the coding sequence ATGACTCTCACCGTCGAGGTGACGGACTCCGTCGCCCTGATCACCCTGAACCGTCCCGAGGTCCGCAACGCGATCAACGCGCAGGTGCAGGCCGACCTCGCCGCGGTACTGGACGACTGCCGCGCCGACAGCGCCGTCGGCGCGATCGTCCTCACCGGCGCCGGCGAGAAGGCCTTCGCGGCCGGCGCCGACATCGGTCAGCTCGCGAACTACGACCTGCACACCGGTCTGGCGTCGACCATGGCGCGTCTCTACGACACGATCGAGGCCTACCCGAAGCCGACCATCGCCGCGGTCAACGGGTACGCCCTCGGCGGCGGCTGCGAACTGGCGATGGCCTGCGACATCCGTATCGCGGCGCGGTCCGCTCGGTTCGGCCTGCCGGAGACGACGCTGTCGGTGCTGCCCGGCGCGGGCGGCACGCAGCGGCTGGCCCGGCTGATCGGGGTCGGCCGGGCGATCGAGGCGGTCCTCACCGGCCGGATGTTCACGGCCGACGAGGCGCTGGTCAACGGGCTGGTGACGCAGGTGGTGCCGGACGGCGAGGTGGTGGCGGCCGCCCGCGCGACCGCCACCACCGTGCTGAGCAAGGGCCCGATCGCGGTGCGCCTGGCCAAGCTCGTCATCCGCACCGGGATGGACGCCGACCGGCACACCGGCCAGGTGGTGGAGCAGCTGGCGCAATCGCTGCTCTACACCACCGCCGACAAGGCCGAGGGCGCCGCGGCCTTCCTCGGCAAGCGGGCGCCGGAATGGACCGGGCGATGA
- a CDS encoding 3-hydroxyacyl-CoA dehydrogenase family protein, which translates to MSGAERVTVIGAGAMGSQIAMLCALAGHETTLVDAAPEALDRATAALRGRTDAMVAKGRRGAADVDAAWARLRTAAEPDAGSDLVIEAIVEKLAAKRELFAGLDARCGPDTVFASNSSSFVPSSMASATHRADRFVNLHFFNPALVMTCVEVVRGPDTSDATAARAIAFVEGLARIPVVLEKEIPGFVANRLLNAVRDEALALYEGGYAGVEAIDTAARTALGYPMGPFELMDLTGVDIGYLTKQARYADSGDPADLPSRTVTALVEAGHLGRKTGRGFYFYDESGHRLGKAL; encoded by the coding sequence ATGAGCGGCGCCGAACGCGTCACGGTGATCGGTGCCGGGGCGATGGGCTCGCAGATCGCCATGCTCTGCGCCCTCGCCGGCCACGAGACGACGCTGGTGGACGCTGCTCCGGAAGCCCTCGACCGGGCCACGGCCGCCCTCCGGGGACGTACCGACGCGATGGTCGCCAAGGGCCGGCGCGGCGCCGCCGACGTCGACGCCGCCTGGGCGCGGCTGCGCACCGCCGCGGAGCCGGACGCCGGCTCGGACCTGGTGATCGAGGCGATCGTCGAGAAGCTGGCCGCCAAACGCGAGCTGTTCGCCGGGCTCGACGCGCGCTGCGGGCCGGACACCGTCTTCGCCAGCAACTCGTCGAGCTTCGTGCCGTCGTCGATGGCCTCGGCCACGCACCGCGCCGATCGCTTCGTCAACCTGCACTTCTTCAATCCCGCGCTGGTGATGACCTGCGTCGAAGTGGTGCGTGGACCGGACACCTCCGACGCCACCGCGGCCCGGGCGATCGCCTTCGTCGAGGGGCTGGCCCGCATCCCCGTCGTGCTCGAGAAGGAGATCCCGGGCTTCGTCGCGAACCGTCTGCTGAACGCGGTGCGCGATGAAGCGCTCGCGCTGTACGAGGGCGGCTACGCCGGCGTCGAGGCGATCGACACCGCCGCCCGCACCGCACTCGGCTATCCGATGGGGCCCTTCGAGCTGATGGATCTGACCGGCGTCGACATCGGCTACCTGACCAAACAGGCCCGGTACGCCGACTCCGGGGACCCCGCCGATCTGCCCTCGCGGACCGTCACCGCGCTGGTGGAGGCCGGACACCTCGGCCGCAAGACCGGCCGCGGCTTCTACTTCTACGACGAGTCGGGGCACCGTCTCGGAAAGGCGCTCTGA
- a CDS encoding acyl-CoA dehydrogenase family protein, with amino-acid sequence MDFTLTQEQRDFQRLARDFLDKEVVPYRAQWDRDEAVDTSIIPKLGEVGFFGLTIPEEYGGLGGDYLTYCLGMEELGRADSAIRGIVSVSMGLFGKIVLAHGTEEQKQRWLPGIADGSLLGCFGLTEPDNGSDPAGLSTRAVRDGSDWVITGNKIFITNGTWADVCIVFARTGGPGPKGISAFLVPTDAPGFEATEIHGKLGLRGQATAELRFDGVRVPAAAMVGEEGQGFALAMGSLDKGRVSVGAGCTGIIAGCLDAVVRYTTERTQFGRPIASFQLIQDMIADMSVDADCARLLSWRAAALIDGDDPAALALAASKAKLFASEAAVRAANLAVQAFGGYGYIDEYPPAKYLRDARVMTLYEGTSQIQKLLIGRAETGVSAFV; translated from the coding sequence ATGGACTTCACCCTCACCCAGGAGCAGCGCGACTTCCAGCGCCTGGCCCGCGACTTCCTCGACAAGGAAGTGGTGCCGTACCGCGCGCAATGGGACCGCGACGAGGCGGTCGACACGTCGATCATCCCGAAGCTCGGCGAGGTCGGTTTCTTCGGCCTCACCATCCCCGAGGAATACGGCGGCCTCGGCGGCGACTACCTCACCTACTGCCTCGGCATGGAGGAACTCGGCCGCGCCGACTCCGCGATCCGCGGCATCGTGTCGGTGTCGATGGGCCTGTTCGGCAAGATCGTGCTCGCGCACGGCACGGAAGAGCAGAAGCAGCGCTGGCTGCCCGGCATCGCCGACGGCTCGCTGCTCGGCTGCTTCGGGCTGACCGAACCGGACAACGGTTCCGATCCGGCCGGGCTGTCCACCCGCGCCGTCCGCGACGGCTCCGATTGGGTGATCACCGGCAACAAGATCTTCATCACCAACGGCACCTGGGCCGACGTCTGCATCGTCTTCGCCCGCACCGGCGGGCCGGGACCGAAGGGCATCTCCGCCTTCCTGGTGCCGACCGACGCACCGGGCTTCGAGGCCACCGAGATCCACGGCAAGCTCGGGCTGCGCGGACAGGCCACCGCCGAACTGCGGTTCGACGGCGTGCGCGTGCCCGCCGCCGCGATGGTCGGCGAGGAAGGGCAGGGCTTCGCCCTCGCGATGGGCTCACTCGACAAGGGCCGGGTCTCGGTCGGGGCCGGCTGCACCGGCATCATCGCCGGCTGCCTGGACGCGGTGGTGCGGTACACCACCGAGCGCACCCAGTTCGGGCGGCCGATCGCGTCGTTCCAGCTGATCCAGGACATGATCGCCGACATGTCGGTCGACGCCGACTGCGCGCGCCTGCTCAGCTGGCGGGCGGCCGCGCTGATCGACGGCGACGATCCGGCCGCCCTCGCCCTGGCGGCCTCCAAGGCGAAGCTGTTCGCCTCCGAGGCGGCGGTGCGCGCCGCCAACCTGGCGGTGCAGGCCTTCGGCGGCTACGGCTACATCGACGAGTACCCGCCCGCCAAGTACCTGCGCGATGCCCGCGTCATGACCCTCTACGAGGGCACCAGCCAGATCCAGAAACTACTCATCGGGCGCGCCGAAACCGGTGTCTCCGCCTTCGTCTGA
- a CDS encoding acyl-CoA dehydrogenase family protein: MTSTLNDLFAVDRLFSTEEREIAGTVRDYLARDVAPHIAEWYEAGDIPARELARGLGALGVLGMHLEGYGCAGTSAKAYGLACLELEAADSGLRSLVSVQGSLAMFAIWRWGSEEQKQQWLPAMAAGEAIGCFGLTEPDYGSNPGGMRTRARRDGDDWILSGNKMWITNGSVADVAVVWAQTGEQGDGHGVRGFVVPTGTPGFSAPKITRKLSLRASVTSELVLDDVRLPASAMLPEAQGLRGPLSCLSEARFGIVFGAMGAARDCLETALAYAGEREIFDRPLSGFQLTQAKFADMALEYGKGVLLAAQLGDLKDAGAITPAQVSLGKLNNVREAIAIARNCRTVLGAAGITGEFPIMRHANNLESVLTYEGTSEVHQLIIGQTLTGQAAYRG, encoded by the coding sequence ATGACCAGCACCCTGAACGACCTGTTCGCCGTCGACCGGCTCTTCTCCACTGAGGAGCGGGAGATCGCCGGCACCGTCCGCGACTATCTCGCGCGGGACGTCGCCCCGCACATCGCCGAGTGGTACGAGGCCGGCGACATCCCGGCCCGCGAACTGGCACGCGGCCTCGGTGCCCTCGGGGTGCTCGGCATGCACCTGGAGGGCTACGGGTGCGCCGGCACCTCCGCGAAGGCCTACGGTCTCGCTTGCCTGGAACTGGAGGCCGCCGACTCGGGACTGCGATCGCTGGTCTCGGTGCAGGGGTCGCTCGCGATGTTCGCGATCTGGCGCTGGGGCAGCGAGGAGCAGAAGCAGCAGTGGCTGCCCGCGATGGCCGCCGGGGAGGCGATCGGCTGCTTCGGCCTCACCGAACCGGACTACGGCTCCAATCCCGGCGGCATGCGCACCCGGGCGCGCCGCGACGGCGACGACTGGATCCTGTCGGGCAACAAGATGTGGATCACCAACGGCTCGGTGGCCGATGTCGCCGTCGTCTGGGCGCAGACCGGGGAACAGGGGGACGGGCACGGTGTCCGCGGCTTCGTCGTGCCGACCGGCACCCCCGGATTCTCCGCGCCGAAGATCACCCGCAAGCTGTCGCTGCGCGCCTCGGTGACCAGCGAGCTGGTGCTCGACGACGTGCGACTGCCTGCGTCGGCGATGCTGCCCGAGGCGCAGGGGCTCCGCGGTCCGCTGAGCTGCCTGTCCGAAGCGCGTTTCGGCATCGTCTTCGGCGCCATGGGCGCGGCTCGTGACTGCCTGGAGACGGCGCTCGCGTACGCCGGTGAGCGGGAGATCTTCGACCGCCCGCTCTCCGGTTTCCAGCTCACGCAGGCCAAGTTCGCCGACATGGCCCTCGAATACGGCAAGGGTGTGCTGCTGGCGGCCCAGCTCGGCGATCTGAAGGACGCCGGTGCGATCACTCCCGCGCAGGTCAGTCTGGGCAAGCTCAACAATGTGCGCGAGGCCATCGCGATCGCCCGGAACTGCCGCACCGTGCTCGGCGCGGCCGGTATCACCGGCGAGTTCCCGATCATGCGGCACGCGAACAACCTGGAATCGGTGCTGACCTACGAGGGCACCTCCGAGGTGCACCAGCTGATCATCGGGCAGACGCTCACCGGGCAGGCCGCCTATCGCGGCTGA
- a CDS encoding TetR/AcrR family transcriptional regulator, with protein sequence MAEKLTASDRARLRRERIENDVFDAAARLFAERGFAGTSIQDIANDLGVSRTSLYYYVPNKDELLARIVHDLTERGLRVLEEQRARPVPLEQQFSDSVREMTRLVAANPARFRLLQQSEAFMPPEVARQHRRNRRAMLDAMIRLIEDGQNAGILRSADPRLAAFALFGMWNWTAYWVRDTDNLDTIVDEFATIALRGLLADGDGTDRRATDVLENARRELATLALMLDRQDESTPGQR encoded by the coding sequence ATGGCCGAGAAGCTGACCGCGAGCGACCGGGCACGACTGCGCCGCGAACGCATCGAGAACGACGTGTTCGACGCCGCCGCCCGCCTGTTCGCCGAACGCGGCTTCGCCGGGACCAGCATTCAGGACATCGCGAACGACCTCGGCGTCAGCCGCACCTCGCTGTACTACTACGTCCCGAACAAGGACGAGCTGCTGGCACGCATCGTGCACGACCTGACCGAGCGGGGCCTGCGGGTGCTCGAGGAGCAGCGCGCGCGACCGGTCCCCCTGGAGCAGCAGTTCAGCGATTCGGTGCGGGAGATGACGCGGCTGGTCGCCGCGAATCCGGCACGTTTCCGGCTGCTGCAGCAGAGCGAGGCGTTCATGCCTCCGGAGGTGGCCCGTCAGCATCGGCGCAACCGCCGCGCGATGCTCGACGCCATGATCCGGCTGATCGAGGACGGCCAGAACGCGGGAATCCTGCGCTCCGCCGATCCGCGGCTGGCGGCCTTCGCCCTGTTCGGCATGTGGAACTGGACCGCCTACTGGGTCCGGGACACCGACAATCTCGACACCATCGTCGACGAATTCGCCACGATCGCGCTGCGCGGTCTCCTCGCGGACGGCGACGGCACCGATCGACGTGCCACCGACGTGCTGGAGAACGCGCGGCGCGAGCTGGCCACCCTGGCGCTGATGCTGGATCGACAGGACGAATCGACGCCCGGCCAGCGCTGA